In Macadamia integrifolia cultivar HAES 741 unplaced genomic scaffold, SCU_Mint_v3 scaffold3234, whole genome shotgun sequence, a single genomic region encodes these proteins:
- the LOC122067919 gene encoding chaperone protein dnaJ 20, chloroplastic-like, with amino-acid sequence MGYGLISAGSEASFYLCIASNPLCGRSIGAFDCVCFNTHQPKITISIENRSRSFRTKAAVNDRFVTANPEMNFYELLGISESGSFSDIKQAYKQLALKYHPDVSPPERVDEYTKRFIQVQEAYETLSDPNRRALYDRDLARGLHLAFSARKGNRYEEDLEERINWRNQWESQLDGLKRRSMNKDSTGNMSWGARMRRRRNESSTDL; translated from the exons ATGGGCTATGGATTGATTTCAGCAGGAAGCGAAGCTTCCTTctatctctgcatagcatctaaCCCTTTGTGTGGAAGATCTATTGGAGCCTTTGATTGTGTTTGCTTCAATACCCATCAGCCAAAAATTACAATTTCGATCGAAAATCGTTCTCGGTCTTTCAGAACTAAGGCTGCTGTTAATGATAGGTTTGTTACTGCAAACCCAGAGATGAATTTCTATGAGTTGTTGGGGATTTCAGAGAGTGGATCCTTCTCAGATATCAAGCAAGCTTATAAGCAATTGGCGTTGAAGTATCATCCCGATGTGTCGCCTCCTGAAAGGGTAGATGAGTACACTAAGAGATTTATTCAAGTACAGGAGGCGTATGAGACATTGTCTGATCCAAACAGAAGAGCTTTGTATGACAGGGATTTGGCCAGGGGTTTGCATCTGGCTTTCTCAGCACGCAAAGGCAATAGATATGAAGAG GATTTGGAGGAGAGAATCAACTGGAGGAACCAGTGGGAGTCTCAACTTGACGGGTTAAAAAGGAGGAGCATGAACAAGGATTCAACAGGGAACATGTCATGGGGAGCTCGAATGCGCAGAAGAAGGAATGAATCATCAACCGACTTGTAG